ATGACAGTCAGTGCAGCTAACAGTTTGTTGAAATTTCTAGAAGAGCCAAGTGGGGATGTGACTGCTTTTTTACTGACAGAAAATGCTAATCAACTTTTACCAACGATCGTTTCGCGGTGTCAGTTGGTCGAACTGACTTCACTTACAACAAAACAATTGCGCGAAAAACTTCAAGCAAATGGAGTCACAGCACAAAAAGCACATCTCTTGGCCCATTTGACCAATAGTCCGAAAGAAGCTTTAGAACTCGACGCAGATGCTGAATTTGATCAACTTTTAAAAAATGTTTGGGAGTGGTTCAATCAAATTTTACGCAACGATTGGCGGGCTTTTGTAGGTGTTCAGACGAAACTTTTACCGTATGTGAATGATAAAGAAGCAGAGCAGCGTTTGTTGCAAGCGATCATATTGTTGACGCGTGATCTTTTATTGCTAAAATATGGTAAAAAAGATGATGTTGCCTTTATAATGTATAGTAGAGAACTTAGCGAACAGAATATGAAGATCTCAGAGTCAGGGGCGATCAGAGCAGTTGAGGCGGTTTTAGCGACCAAACATCAATTGACGGTGAATGTCTCTTTTCAAAGTGTGCTCGAAGCGTTGACTTTGAATTTATTTAGTTGCTACCAAGGACGATGATGTGAAGGTGATTTGATGGATAAACGTGAATTATATGATAATTTTGAAAATATCGAAGAGATGTCACGCCAGATGCAAGTCAGGCTTACAGACGTCAAAGCAGAGATGACAAGGATCATCGAAAAGAACGCTGAACTCGAGATCGAAAATCAACATTTACGTGAACTTTTGCGTGAATTAGAACAAAAAAAGCATAAAGAAGAAGCAGGGATCGAAGCGGGTCTTTCTAAGTCACGAAAAAATTTAGAAAAACTCTACGAAGAAGGTTTCCATGTCTGCAATGTCGATAATATGTACGGATCTCGCCGGATCAATGATGAACCGTGTGTTTTTTGTCAAGATGTGATCTATGGAGAAAGAAATTAATGACGATCGAAAGAAAGAGTAGTTTTAGAGAAAGATCTGCACTGGGAACGTTATATTTAGTACCAACGCCGATCGGAAATTTGAGTGATATGACTTTTCGGGCGCTTGAAGTTTTACAAGCTGTAGACTTGATCTGTGCTGAAGATACAAGAAATACGAAGCGGCTATTGAATCATTTTGAGATCACGACGCCCCAGATCAGTTTTCATGAACACAATACAAAAGAGCGGATCCCAGTTTTATTAGAGAAATTAAGAGCAGGAGAGAATTTAGCGCAAGTTAGTGATGCTGGAATGCCTTCGATCAGTGATCCTGGACATGAGCTAGTCTCAGCTTGCATCGCTTCAGGGGTCACAGTTGTGCCTTTGCCGGGAGCTAATGCGGCTCTAACGGCTTTGATCGCTTCTGGACTTGTACCACAACCATTTATGTTTTATGGTTTTTTAGCGCGAAAAAAGAGTACGCGGACAGAAGAATTATTAAAGTTAAATGAACAAGAAGTGACCTTGATCTTTTACGAAGCGCCTCATCGTTTGCTAAAAACACTAGAAGCTATGGCAGAAGTTTTTGGAAGTGAACGTAAAATAACGTTAGGGCGTGAGTTGACTAAAAAATACGAAGAATTTTTGCGCGGAACGTTAGCAGAAGCTATCGAATGGGCCAAAGCAGGAGAGATCAAAGGGGAGTTTGTATTAGTCGTCCAAGGAAACCCAGCTCCTAAAAAGGAGTGTGATCCAGAAGTGGGATTGCCTTTGAAAGAGCAAGTCGAAAACTTGATCACACAAGAAGGGTTACGGCCAAATGCTGCGATCAAAGAGATCGCTAAGAAAAATGGGCTCAAAAAACAACTTGTCTACAATGAATATCATCAGATCGAGCATGGAAGTGAGTAAATGACAGATAATAAGTATCAAGAAAAACATCGCATTGTCTACTATGAAACAGATGTAACTGGTCGAGTTGGTCTAGGACAGTTAGTTGATCTGCTCATGCTAGCTTCGTATGACCATAGTAAAGCAGAAAATATCTCAGAAGAGTGGGTAAATGAGCAAGGTTATGGTTGGGTCATCACCCAGCATCTCTTAGAGATCAAACGCTTACCTAAAAAAGATGAAGTGATCACTTTGGAAACGCAAGCGACGAGCTATAATCGGTATTTTTGTTACCGTGACTTTTTTGTGTATGACAAACAAGGTGAACTTTTAGCTAAGATGCATACGGCTTTTGTCTTGATGGATCTAACAACGCGCAAGATCGCACGGATCGAAGCACGTTTTGTTGCGCCTTATGGTGTTGTAGAATCACGCAAGTTAGAACGGTTAGCTGCACCAGAAAAACTAATTAAAGTCGATGCTAAGAAAAATTATCGTGTTCGCTATTGGGATATCGATACGAACCAGCATGTCAATAATGTGCATTATTTTGAGTGGATGCTCGATGCTTTGCCAAAAGAATTTTTAATGACGCATGAACCATGTGCCGTTAATATCAAGTATGAACACGAATTGCATTACGGTGATGAAAGTACGAGCCTTGTCCAAGTAGACGAAAAAAATAAAGTAACGTTACATGAGATCAAAAATGGCGCGACACTTAGTTGTAGTGCTCAGATCAAATGGCGTACTTACGAAGCCTAGAGGTGGTCGCTAGATCGCCTCTTTTTTATTAAAAAAGCAAGTACCGGCTTAAGTACTTGCTTTATCGTAAAAATATTTTAAGAGATAGCTTCAGAGACAAAAGTTGCGAGTTCTTTGCCAGAAAGTCCAGCGCTTAGACCAACTAAAAGTTTGATCCGCGCTTTTTGTCCGTTCAAACCGTGACAGAAAGTGACCCCCATTTGCTTTAACTGGACGCCCCCACCTGGATATGCATAAACTTCTTGCGCGATCCCGTTAAAACTACGGGAAACGAGCACAACCGGGATATTCAATGCGAGTAATTTTTCAAGGGCAGATAAGACTCGGGGAGGCAGATTACCTGCACCTAGAGCTTCGATCACAACGCCGTTTGTTTTGGAAGTCGCCGCCATCTCTAAAAGCTCAGGATCCATGCCGGCATAAGCTTTGAAAAGGTAGACGTGATCAACGACTTGATCGATCGGTAAACTGACGTGGTGGAGCAATTTTTCAAAGAAGCGCACTTCGTCGCGTAAGATCAATCCGATCGGTCCAAAAGTAGGCGTTCTAAACGTAGCTACGTTAGTCGTATGGGTCTTTGTCACGTAACGAGCCGTGTGGATCTCATCGTTCATTACAACTAAAACGCCCATGCCACGTGCTTCTGGGCTAGCTGCTGTCAAGATCGCCGTTTTGAAATTATACAGTCCATCTGAGCCGATCTCATTGGCAGAGCGCATCGCGCCTGTGAGCACGATAGGGATCTTCAAGGGAACAGTCAGATCGAGAAAATATGCAGTTTCTTCTAACGTATCCGTCCCATGTGTGATCACGACGCCATCGATCTGGTCTTTTTCATAAGCTTCCATGATCCTTTTTTTTAGTTGGAGCATCTCAGCAGGTCCCATATGTGGTGACGGGATATTGAAGATATTTTCGATCAAAAGTTCATATTCTGATCCAAAAGGATTTTTGAACTGATTAAGTGGATTTTCCGCACCAGGAGCAACGGCTCCATTTTCGTCTTCTGACATTGCGATCGTTCCACCTGTGTGTAAGACGAGGATTTTTTTGACCATAGTTATTGCTTCCTTTACTACATAAAAATATTGCAGATCTCTAAAGTCTCAAAAAAGAGATAGACGCTATAATTATAGCTAGGAAAAGCACAAGGGTCAATTTCTCTTCTTTAAGAAAGATAGTTTAGCATTAGAGCTTTTTTCTGAAGCAATTTGTGTTAAGATAGTTCAAGTAAGAATTAGTGCAAAAGGAAGTATAGACATGAAAATACTAGCGCTAGATACTTCAGACCGCCCGTTGAGTGTGGCAGTTTTAGAAGATGAGCAGCTTCTAGCAGAAACGACTCTTGTTTTAGCTAAAAAACATAGTCAAACTTTGACCCCTGTTATCGCCGAATCATTACAAAAAGCCGGTCTTAGACCAAAAGATCTTGAACGGATCGTTGTTTCTGATGGACCTGGATCATATACAGGGCTTCGGATCGGGGTGACAGCAGCTAAAGTTTTAGCTGCAACTTTAGAGATCGACCTTGTTGGTGTCTCGAGTTTAGAATTGTTAGCGGCTAATTGTTTAGCGCAAACAGATAAAGTATTAGTTCCGATCTTTGATGCGCGCCGGGAAAATGTTTTTGCTGGCGCTTATCGCGTTAAAAATGGAAAATTAGAAAATATCTTACCCGATCAGCATCTATCATTAGTTCAACTGGCAGAATTTTTAAAAGGACGCGATGCGTTATTGATCGGTGAAGGTGCTAAAAACTATCAAGCGCAGTTCAAAGAACTTTTGGCAGGCGAAAAATACGCGTATACAGCCCCAAATGACGATCTTCCAAGTGGTTATCTTCTCGGTCTTTTAGGACAACAAAAACAGCCAAGTCAAGTGGATACTTTTGTGCCACGTTATCTACGTTTGACCCAAGCTGAAGTACAGTGGATGGAAAAACATCCTGGGAAGGACGCTCATGGAACTTACGTTGAAAAAATTTAAAGAGCATTTAAAGACGCTCTTGCAAAAGCCTACTCCTAAACCAAATCTTGATTTTGGATGTCAAAATGTCACGATCGCAGGAAAGAACTATTTGATGTGTCGCGCAGTCGTTCCCGATATCCAAGAGATCTTACGCATCAAACGAGCAGTTTATCATGGCGAAGTGCCACATAATTTTTCTGAATTAGAAGAGCAGATCAAAGATAAGCAACATGGACTCTATATCGTGGTGCGTTATGAAGATCAGATGGTCGCTTTTGCAGGCTGTGATATGGCCTATGCTAAGAATGAAGCGCATATCACTAAGATCGCGGTATTACCTAAATACCAACAACAAGGTCTTGGTTCGATGATGCTTCAAACTTTGATCAAAGAAGCTAAAGCTTACGGATGTAAAAAGATCAGTGTCGATGTCAAAAAGAGCAATCTTAAGATCCAAAAGCTCTACCAAGAAAAGGGATTTCGCCCAGTACCGCGGACTAAAGCTTGTCCGTTAGCAGACGGAGTGAAATTAGAATATAATATCTTACCGATAAAATTAACAAAGAGAGTGGGACGAAATGGAAAGAAAAAGAAATTTGATCCTAGCCTTTGAATCGAGTTGTGATGAGACAAGCGTTGCTGTCATCGAGGATGGACATAAGATCTTGTCAAATATCGTGGCGACCCAGATCAAAAGTCACGAGCGTTTTGGTGGAGTCGTGCCAGAAGTGGCTAGCCGCCACCATATCGAACAGATCACATTTTGTATCAAAGATGCCTTAAAAGAAGCAGAGGTGACTTATGCTGATCTAACAGCTGTCGCAGTGACTTATGGTCCAGGCTTAGTTGGATCTTTGTTAGTCGGAGTTACCGCAGCTAAGATGGTCGCTTTTGCCCATGGGCTACCGTTGATCCCTGTCAACCACATGGCGGGTCATATCTATGCAGCGCGTTTTGCCGGTGAATTACGCTTTCCGGCTTTAGCGCTTCTCGTGTCAGGGGGACATACTGAATTAGTTTATTTAGCAGGGCCTAATGATTTTGCGATCATCGGCGAGACTCGCGACGATGCTGCTGGTGAAGCGTATGATAAAGTCGGGCGAGTCTTAGGTTTGACTTATCCAGCCGGAAAAGAGATCGATGCCTTAGCCCATGAAGGGCAAGATACGTTTGGTTTTCCCCGTGCTATGGAAAACGACGACAATTATGATTTTAGCTTTAGTGGCTTAAAAAGTGCTTTTATCAATACAGTCCACCATGCAGACCAAGTCGGCGAAGTTTTAGATAAAAAAGATCTCGCCGCTAGTTTTCAGCAAAGTGTCGTTGATGTTTTAGCTGAAAAAACGGTGAAAGCTTTGAAAAATTACCCTGTCAAACAGCTGATCTTAGCTGGTGGGGTCGCAGCCAACCAAGGACTAAGAGCACGGCTCGACCAAGAACTAAAAAACTTTGCAAAAGTCGAACTTTTAAAAGCACCGCTCAAATATTGTGGTGATAATGCTGCTATGATCGGAGCGGCAGGTTATGCCGCTTATCAAGCTGGCGTTGTGGCTGATCTCGCTCTAAATGCTGATCCCAGCCTAGAATTTGACTGGCTAGAAGAACAAGAAAACTAAAAAATAAGCACTCTATTGAGGCGATCACCCTCATAGAGTGCTTATTTTTAAGGGTATACACTTTCTGGTATGGATGAAAAATTCCATACCAGTTTTTTTGCGCAAAAAAAGGACATTTAATGCCCTCTCGTTATACAATGAATTCACCACAAACCACGTAAAGGAGAGAATTTAAATGTCCCATAACGATTGTATACTAAAACTTCTAAATATTAAAGACCCTAATCTCAAAGTTATTGATGTTATCGATAATTTAAATAATGGCACAGAGAAATTAGTTTTGATCAAAGCTGTACTATCTTATCCTATCAGCCGTTGTCGAAATTGTGGCTTTGCCACTGTTAATAAAAATGGTTTCGCTAAAGCTCACGTACGTTTACCAAGTTTAAACGGTATACGTTATGAAATGATCCTTCATAAACAACGCTATCAATGTAAAAATTGTCGCACAACTTTCGGTGCGACCTCTGAATTGACTAAGCCTAATCAAACTCTTTCTCGTAAACTAAAAAATCAGATCATGTTATTAGCTAGGGAAGGTTTGAACGGTGAACTTATCGCTCGCATCTGTCATTGCTCTGCTAGTAGTGTTCGAAGAACTATTGTCGAACGGATCAAACCTCAATATCGAGTACCTGTTTTGCCCAAGAATCTTTGTTTTGATGAATTTCGTTCGATTAAAAATACAACTTCTTTTATCTGTTGTGATGCACAAACTCATAAGTTAGTTGTTAAACTCCCAGATAGACTATCTTCTACCATTATCAATTATTTTGAAAATCGTTACTCAAAGTTTGAACGTGATCAAGTGGAATCAGTCGTCATTGATTTAAACGCTCAATACCAGCGCTTCATTCGCCGACTTTTCCCGAATGCCAAGATTATTATTGATCGGTTTCATATAGTTCAGCTAGCCGGACGTGCTTTAGACAGTTGTCGAATCGCTCTCACTAGATCACTCAATAAGCATAGTCGAGAATACAAGATTCTCAAATCACAGTGGCGTTTATTCCATAAGAAATCTGATGAGATCGACCCTAAAAATGTTGTCTATCTTAGGGGAATCAATGAATATATGACTCAACAGAATGCGATCGACTTGATCATCAATAAATTTTCTGAATTCAAAATAGTTTATCAGACTTACCAAGATATTACCTTAGCTTTGAAGAATAAAGACATTACTACTTTGAATGAGGTTCTCGATAGTTATGAGCGCACCAATACAGAGATGGATACGACTATTCGTACTTTCCGTAAAAATCGCAGCTATCTAATAAATAGCGTAACTTCAAAATATTCCAATGGTCCTTTGGAGGGTATCAATCGAAAGATCAAACTCTTAAAACGAAGTTGTTACGGTTTTGCTAATCAACAATTTTTCTTTTTACGAATTGATTGTATATTTGCGTAAAAAAAACACTCCCCACAATTCTGATCTGAGACCCGTCAAGTGAACAACTAAATAATTAAAATTCTAGGCAGCCTGATTCCGGTATTCTTCTGGAGTCAGGCTGTTTAGTTTTATTTGGTAACGTTGGGTATTGTAGAACTTGATATAGTTTTCGATCATTTCTACAAGTTCTCCATATGTTTCACATTTTAGCCAATAATAACATTCTGTCTTGAAATGACTCCAAAAACTTTCCATTGGTGCGTTATCGATACATTTCCCCACTCGAGACATACTTCTTGTAACACCATGCCTTGAGGTCAACCGAAGATATTCCTTTGAAGTATATTGAAATCCACGATCACTGTGAAGAAGTAGATTAGCTTCATTTAAATGCGTGAATGCTTTTTCTAAAGTCTTCATGACAAGCCGATTATCATTTCTTTTACTAATTTCAAAACTTATGATAGATCCATCGTATAGATCTTTGATCGCACTTAAATAAGCTTTTTGTCCTAAGCCATATTCTAAATAAGTGACATCAGTCACCCACTTTTGATTAGGTCTAGTAGCGGAAAAATCACGACCTAAAGTATTTTCTTCGTAGTTTAAATGTTCTGAACGAGTACAACCTCGGCGTTTGCGACGAATTACTGAATATAAACCAAGGACTCTCATTAAGCGACGAATACGTTTGAAGTTATATTGTTTTTGATACTTTCGATTGATAAGAAGAGTCATTCTTCTAGAACCGTAAATTCCATTTAAAGCATGAAATTCTTTTTTTATGATCTCACTTAACCATTCATTTTCCAAAGTACATTGTGATTTTGGAGCAGTTAAATAACGATAATACCCTGAGCGCGATACATTTAAGATCGCACAAAGGATCCAGAGTTCAATTTGTGGAAACTCTTTAAGAACTTCCTGAATAGCTTTAAAACGCAGATTTTTAGGTATAAAGCTTATCTCCTCCTTTCGAGTTCGTCCAATTTTTTTAAAACGATATTTTCTGCTTCTAGATATTTATTACGTTCTTTCAAACGTAGGATCTCAAGCTTGAGACGCTCAGTTTCAGAAAGAGTCTTATAATCACGATCTTTAACTGTTTTACCACGATTATCGTATAATGCCTTTTCGCCATCTACTTCAAACTTTTTGACCCAATTATAGACTTGGGAATAAGAAACATTATATTTATCGATCGCTTTGTGATAATTCTTATTATTAGCAAGTGTATACTGAACTATTTCGAGCCGTTCCTTAAAAGTAGTTTTACGTCCATGTTTCATTCTATTACGACCTCCAATGGTAGCTTTAAAGCCTTTTCCATTAGTATACAAGTTGATCCATTTACGTAAAACCGAAACACTCGAAATATTGTATTTATCACAAATTTTCTTTGGTGAACGTCCATTTTCTAAATATTCTAGAACCGCAGTTGTTTTTAATTCAACTGAATATTCTTTCCAGGTTCTAGACTCTTTTAAGCCATCTAAACCGCCAGCTTTGTATTTTCTGATCCAATTATCAAATGTATTTTTAGAAATGGTATATTTCCGGCAGATAAAGTACTTACTATATTGTCCACTAAGATACTCGGAGACTGCCTGGTATCTTTCTTCAAGTGTATGTTTAGTAGTTCTTCTAGACATAAAAAATCCCCCTAGAGTGATCACAGAATCTTTATTATTTCCGTGTCCACTCTAGGGGAATCATATCATTCTATTGTAGGAAGTGTTTGTAGGAAGTGTTTGTAGGAATATCCATATCAGTTGACGAATACCCATTTTTAATCAGTTAAAAATTCTTCTAAAGCCAAGCTACTTTCTTCCCAAGCTATTTCAGCTTCTTCCAAAGCAGTTGTTGTTTCTTCGAGCTCTTTTTGTAAAGTAGCCATTTTTTCGAGATCGTTGAAGTTTTCTGGCAAGGCCATTTGAGTTTCGAGATTTTCTTTTTTAGCGTCAAGATCAGTGACTTGTTGTTCTAAAGTAGCAACATTACGCCGTAAACGTCGCTCTTCTTTTTGACGTTCTTTACTTTGCGCATAGCTTGTTTTTCCACTTGAAACGTTTTTTGTTTCTGTCTGCGGTGCTGTTTGTTTTTCTTTAGCTAAGGCAAGTTCAGCTTGCTCTTCTT
This window of the Ligilactobacillus faecis genome carries:
- the holB gene encoding DNA polymerase III subunit delta', with translation MEQLITEIQPRLTQHFAKLVENKKIAHAYLLAGPRGAGKNKLAHWIAQAIFCKQKQNGYPCLQCNDCQRIAQNNQPDVVTIVPEGNSIKVDQIRYLKSEFVKSGVESNRKLFIIQNAEKMTVSAANSLLKFLEEPSGDVTAFLLTENANQLLPTIVSRCQLVELTSLTTKQLREKLQANGVTAQKAHLLAHLTNSPKEALELDADAEFDQLLKNVWEWFNQILRNDWRAFVGVQTKLLPYVNDKEAEQRLLQAIILLTRDLLLLKYGKKDDVAFIMYSRELSEQNMKISESGAIRAVEAVLATKHQLTVNVSFQSVLEALTLNLFSCYQGR
- a CDS encoding DNA replication initiation control protein YabA; amino-acid sequence: MDKRELYDNFENIEEMSRQMQVRLTDVKAEMTRIIEKNAELEIENQHLRELLRELEQKKHKEEAGIEAGLSKSRKNLEKLYEEGFHVCNVDNMYGSRRINDEPCVFCQDVIYGERN
- the rsmI gene encoding 16S rRNA (cytidine(1402)-2'-O)-methyltransferase, yielding MTIERKSSFRERSALGTLYLVPTPIGNLSDMTFRALEVLQAVDLICAEDTRNTKRLLNHFEITTPQISFHEHNTKERIPVLLEKLRAGENLAQVSDAGMPSISDPGHELVSACIASGVTVVPLPGANAALTALIASGLVPQPFMFYGFLARKKSTRTEELLKLNEQEVTLIFYEAPHRLLKTLEAMAEVFGSERKITLGRELTKKYEEFLRGTLAEAIEWAKAGEIKGEFVLVVQGNPAPKKECDPEVGLPLKEQVENLITQEGLRPNAAIKEIAKKNGLKKQLVYNEYHQIEHGSE
- a CDS encoding acyl-[acyl-carrier-protein] thioesterase, with amino-acid sequence MTDNKYQEKHRIVYYETDVTGRVGLGQLVDLLMLASYDHSKAENISEEWVNEQGYGWVITQHLLEIKRLPKKDEVITLETQATSYNRYFCYRDFFVYDKQGELLAKMHTAFVLMDLTTRKIARIEARFVAPYGVVESRKLERLAAPEKLIKVDAKKNYRVRYWDIDTNQHVNNVHYFEWMLDALPKEFLMTHEPCAVNIKYEHELHYGDESTSLVQVDEKNKVTLHEIKNGATLSCSAQIKWRTYEA
- a CDS encoding asparaginase, which encodes MVKKILVLHTGGTIAMSEDENGAVAPGAENPLNQFKNPFGSEYELLIENIFNIPSPHMGPAEMLQLKKRIMEAYEKDQIDGVVITHGTDTLEETAYFLDLTVPLKIPIVLTGAMRSANEIGSDGLYNFKTAILTAASPEARGMGVLVVMNDEIHTARYVTKTHTTNVATFRTPTFGPIGLILRDEVRFFEKLLHHVSLPIDQVVDHVYLFKAYAGMDPELLEMAATSKTNGVVIEALGAGNLPPRVLSALEKLLALNIPVVLVSRSFNGIAQEVYAYPGGGVQLKQMGVTFCHGLNGQKARIKLLVGLSAGLSGKELATFVSEAIS
- the tsaB gene encoding tRNA (adenosine(37)-N6)-threonylcarbamoyltransferase complex dimerization subunit type 1 TsaB, yielding MKILALDTSDRPLSVAVLEDEQLLAETTLVLAKKHSQTLTPVIAESLQKAGLRPKDLERIVVSDGPGSYTGLRIGVTAAKVLAATLEIDLVGVSSLELLAANCLAQTDKVLVPIFDARRENVFAGAYRVKNGKLENILPDQHLSLVQLAEFLKGRDALLIGEGAKNYQAQFKELLAGEKYAYTAPNDDLPSGYLLGLLGQQKQPSQVDTFVPRYLRLTQAEVQWMEKHPGKDAHGTYVEKI
- a CDS encoding GNAT family N-acetyltransferase; the protein is MELTLKKFKEHLKTLLQKPTPKPNLDFGCQNVTIAGKNYLMCRAVVPDIQEILRIKRAVYHGEVPHNFSELEEQIKDKQHGLYIVVRYEDQMVAFAGCDMAYAKNEAHITKIAVLPKYQQQGLGSMMLQTLIKEAKAYGCKKISVDVKKSNLKIQKLYQEKGFRPVPRTKACPLADGVKLEYNILPIKLTKRVGRNGKKKKFDPSL
- the tsaD gene encoding tRNA (adenosine(37)-N6)-threonylcarbamoyltransferase complex transferase subunit TsaD; the encoded protein is MERKRNLILAFESSCDETSVAVIEDGHKILSNIVATQIKSHERFGGVVPEVASRHHIEQITFCIKDALKEAEVTYADLTAVAVTYGPGLVGSLLVGVTAAKMVAFAHGLPLIPVNHMAGHIYAARFAGELRFPALALLVSGGHTELVYLAGPNDFAIIGETRDDAAGEAYDKVGRVLGLTYPAGKEIDALAHEGQDTFGFPRAMENDDNYDFSFSGLKSAFINTVHHADQVGEVLDKKDLAASFQQSVVDVLAEKTVKALKNYPVKQLILAGGVAANQGLRARLDQELKNFAKVELLKAPLKYCGDNAAMIGAAGYAAYQAGVVADLALNADPSLEFDWLEEQEN
- a CDS encoding ISL3 family transposase, encoding MSHNDCILKLLNIKDPNLKVIDVIDNLNNGTEKLVLIKAVLSYPISRCRNCGFATVNKNGFAKAHVRLPSLNGIRYEMILHKQRYQCKNCRTTFGATSELTKPNQTLSRKLKNQIMLLAREGLNGELIARICHCSASSVRRTIVERIKPQYRVPVLPKNLCFDEFRSIKNTTSFICCDAQTHKLVVKLPDRLSSTIINYFENRYSKFERDQVESVVIDLNAQYQRFIRRLFPNAKIIIDRFHIVQLAGRALDSCRIALTRSLNKHSREYKILKSQWRLFHKKSDEIDPKNVVYLRGINEYMTQQNAIDLIINKFSEFKIVYQTYQDITLALKNKDITTLNEVLDSYERTNTEMDTTIRTFRKNRSYLINSVTSKYSNGPLEGINRKIKLLKRSCYGFANQQFFFLRIDCIFA